The Streptomyces achromogenes DNA segment AGGCATCCAGGAGCTGGGGCCAGCCTGCGACAGGCGTTCGTGCTCGGCGGGGTCGGTCACCACGGTGGCCCGTCCGGTGACGACCACGCTCCAACCGGAGCGGGCGGCCGCGTCGAACTCGTCCGCCTCGAAGGCGACCACGACGCCGTCGATGGCACGTGCGAGGTCCGAGTCCGGCGAGGTGCACAGCAGGACGGAGGCGTCCGTGTCCAGGGAGAAGTTGATCGGCAGGACCGCG contains these protein-coding regions:
- a CDS encoding pyridoxamine 5'-phosphate oxidase family protein; the protein is MSQNDAFRALDRQECLRLLTKVPVGRVVYTRQALPAVLPINFSLDTDASVLLCTSPDSDLARAIDGVVVAFEADEFDAAARSGWSVVVTGRATVVTDPAEHERLSQAGPSSWMPLQDAAFVRIESEMVTGRELRGARGTQ